The Metabacillus schmidteae nucleotide sequence ATTGCTGTAGAGACAAGCTATCTACCAGTTAATCTGGTTCCCGGTTTAACGCCTGATATATTAGCAAGCTCCATCTACACCTATATTGAACAAGATCTGGAATTGACAATCGGTCATGCCTCACAAACGGTTGAGGCAGCCATTGTCGATGCTGAAGATCAACAGCATTTGAACATAAATAAAGGTGTTCCAATCCTGTTAATTCAACGGGAAACATACTTGGAAAATGGCACTCCACTTGAGCTTGTAAGGTCCTCATACCGTGCGGATAAATATAAGTTTAAGATTGATATCGAAAGAAAATGAAAATGAGCCCAACCTAATGTTGTTAGGAAGGGCTCATTTTTATTTTTTATCAAACTTAAGCAATGGAATACGATCATGATATGTTTCAATCAATTTCTGATTATGCTCCTCAGCGCCTTCAATATTACCACTTAAAAACACTGGAGCCTCATGTCCAACATTTATCATCATTTTTATTGCTTCAGCAAAAATAGCATTCAACATCGTTGTTCCAATAACTGTTGAAGTTGGTCCAAATGGAACCGGGGAGTTTTCGTAGTAAAGAGCAGCATCTCCTTTTGTCACATGGTTATTAAGGGCTAAATCAACGACCTCAGATAAAAAATTTCCGCTTTTATGCCTCGATGCTTTTCCGTCTACATAATGAAAGGAACTCATGCCTACCACATAAGCGCCCTGTTTTTTCGAATGTATGGCAACGTCAATTGGGACGGGATTTATTCCAGAGGTTGATATGACAAAAACAACATCATTAGAATGGATATCTTGATTATAGATAAACCCTTCAGCATAATTGTTTTGCCTTTCAAGATATGATGATTTAACCGCCCCTTTATGCAGCATTAATTCCTCAATGAAGATCGGTTTAACAGGTGCCAAGCCACCTGCCCGATAAAACATTTCCTCTGTTAGCATATGAGAGTGACCACACCCGAAAAGGTGGATAATGCCATTTGCTTGAATCGAATTTGAGACTTTCTCTGCTGCAATTTCCATAGACTTTTTTTCCTGTTCAAGTACAAGTTCAAGCTTCTCCTGGATCTTTTCAAAATAAGCTGTAAGCATGTATTCACCTTCAATTAGTTAAGTTAATTTTATTTCATTTAGTTTATTATGTTTCGAAAGAAAAGCTAAATGCAACAAAAAAGTTGTATGTTATATGATACAGATGTATACTATATTATACGATGGCAATATATGGGGGAATATGATGAAATCAATTCAAACTCAAATCGCAGAAAATTTAAAACAAATACGTAAGCTTCGGGGATATAGCTATGATCAGTTGGCGAATTTAACTAGTGTGAGTAAAGGAATGCTTTCCCAAATTGAAAAAGGTGAATCAAGTCCCACTGTTAACACGCTATGGAAAATAGCAAATGGACTTCAGGTGTCATTTTCATCACTTGTTGAGGAGAGCGAACCTACTGTATCTGTTATAAGATTACATGATAAAAGTGCGGTCATGGAAGAGGGGGAACAGTATCAAGTATACCCTTATTTCCCATTTGATTCTTCCAAAAAATTTGAAGTCTACTATATTGAAATGAAACCAGGATGCATTCACACTTCAGATCGTCACCATGGAAATGTTGAAGAATATGTACTTGTATGTGAAGGGGAAGCCAAAGTATCAATACAAGAAGAGTCATATGTATTAAAAAAAGGTGATTCGATGAAATTTCAGGCAAATCACTCACATACATATGCAAACGAAACAAATCAAATAACAAGTTTTTATCTACTAATTTATTATTCTTAAATAGTAGTAATGGGAGGTATTAGTGTGGGATCGACAACCACTTTCGTAAAAAAGCAATCTAGTTTTCTTCTAGGTTTGCAAGGTGGAATTAGTATCGCAATCGGGTATTTACCTGTTGCATTAACCTTTGGGTTGCTTTCAAAATCAACCGGTTTGTCTTTATCAGAGACAGTGCTAATGAGTCTAATTGTTTTTGCAGGAGCTTCCCAATATATTTCTTTAAGCCTACTTTCAGTAGGCACAGGAATTATTGAAATCATTTTTACAACGTTTATCGTGAATATTCGCCATTTTTTAATGTCTGCTTCACTTAGTGAAAAGGTGGAAAACGATTCTTTATGGAAAAAAGCACTTTATTCATTTGGACTAACAGATGAGACTTTTACAGTTGCATCAACAAAAGAGGGTACTGTAAATTCAGGGTATTTGTTTGGATTAATGCTGATATCTTATGCAAGCTGGGTCATTAATTCAGGGATTGGGTATGTGATCGGTGCAAGTTTGCCGACAACTGTTCAGGAAAGCATGGGAATTGCTCTTTATGCAATGTTTATAGGGCTATTAATTCCATCTCTTAAAAAGCATCGGAAGGTTATGTTTTTAGCGGTTGCGGCAGCAATCTTTAACTCAATTTTTTACGCGTCACAAATGCTTTCAACAGGTTGGTCGATTGTATTATCAACATTAATTTCGGCTATCATTGTTGAACTGTTTTATATGAAGTATACAAGTGAGGGGGAGGCAAATGGATAGTACAATCTTGATGATGATTATTGGAATGGGACTTGTCACATATATCCCGCGGATGATCCCGCTTGTTGCTCTAAGTCAATTGAAATTACCTGTATTTGTGCAAAATGTATTAAAAAATGTGCCGTATGCAACATTGGGAGCATTAATTGTTCCGGGCATTTTTCTTATTAGTGATGACATGATCTTTGGTATTATTGGGGCTATTGCTGCTACATTGATTGCTTTTACTGGTGCAAATGTTATTGTTGTTGTAATGGGATCTATAGGTACGTTGGTTTTATATAGTATGTTTTTTGCTTAAATAAAAGATGAAAGCATTTTAGCTGATCCCTTTTCATGTTCTAACTCAATGTACATAGTACTACACTAATAGTAACAGCTTGTTCAAGGGGGAAAGGCCGGATGAGGAAATGGTTAACAACATCAATTTTGCTCTATTTTCTATATGGTTTAGTTGTTTATTGGTATTTGTTTATCTTTTCGGGCACAGGTGTACCGGCTCCATATGAGGGGACATCGGCAGATCCTTCAACATTTATGTCTGGTAGAGAATTAGTATTGTCACAGGAATACTCCACGATTAGAAATTTCCTGTATTTTGTCACGATTCCGTTTGAGTGGTTTCTCCTGTTTGTTTTTATGATTACAGGTCTTTCTAGGAAAATGCAGGATTGGTCTAATGCATCATCAAAAATATTCAGTGTTCAATCTGCGATTTATTTCTTCTGGTTATCTCTTTTTGTCAGCATATTATCATTTCCTGTTGATTGGATTGGGTACCGGTTATCAAAAATGTACCACATTACAACTCAATCCTTCTCGACCTGGATGAAAGATCAATTGATTGACTTTTGGGTGAATTATTTATTAATGACCATCATTATTATCGTGCTTTATTCGTTAATAAAACGTTTCGAGAGAAGATGGTGGTTGTATGCTTGGTTACTTTCAATCCCTTTTTCCATGTTTTTAATGTTTATACAACCAGTAGTGATCGATCCTCTTTATAATGACTTTTATCCATTAAAAAATAAAGAGCTTGAAGAAAAAATTTTAGAGATCGCTGCAAAGGCAGATATCCCGGCAGAGCATGTGTATGAGGTGAACATGTCGGAAAAGACCAATGCTCTTAATGCCTATGTAACAGGGATTGGAGCTAATTCTCGAATTGTCCTTTGGGACACAACATTAAATAAATTGAACGATGATGAAATTCTATTCATTATGGCTCATGAAATGGGTCATTACGTGATGAAGCATATCTATGTTGGAATAGCGGGTTACTTATTGCTGAGTTTAGTTGGTTTATATGTTATTCATATCCTTATGAGGTTTTTTATTGCTCGACAAGGAGGATTGCTAAAAATCCACTCAATGAAGGAGCTTGCTGCGTTTCCGTTATTTCTTCTGCTTTTAGGGGCATTAACCTTTGCATCAAGTCCTTTGTCAAATGCTGTTGCACGGCACCAGGAGAAATCAGCTGATATGTATGCAATTGAAATGACGGACAATCATGAAGCGGCAATCAGTTCATTCCAGGAATTGTCCAGAGCAGGATTAAGTGAGGTAAACCCACCGGCATTGGTAAAGATCTTTCGCTATACACATCCAACAATGCTTGAACGAATCCTCTATCTTGAAGAACATGGTACTTTAAAAGAATGATCTGTTTTATAACAATAAGAGTCTATGCATGTCGTTGCATAGGCTTTTTTTGTATTGTTAAAAACTTAATAATTTCGCCACCAGGCTTGGTGGTAAGGGATTTAATAATCTGCGTTTGGATGGTTTAGAAACTTTTTTAATTTTTTAAAAGAAAATTGTTCCATTTTTATCTCGTCTGTTATATATTAGTTTTAGAAATACTAATCTGTATTATAACAATTAAGAGGAAGGTGTTGTTTCACAAATGTCTACACAGATGACAGGCTGTAAAATTGTTGGAAACAAGGAAACAGAATATCAGCATGTATTAACACCTGAAGCACTGCAATTCATTGAGAAGCTAGAAAGAACGTTTGGGGGTCGCAGGCGTGAACTATTACAGCAACGAGTGGAAAGACAACGGGAAATTGACAATGGGAAGCTACCGGATTTTTTATCAGAAACGGAGCATATTCGTAAAGGAACTTGGACTGTTGCTCCAATACCAGACGATCTTCAGGACAGGCGAGTGGAAATAACGGGTCCTGTCGATAGAAAAATGGTGATCAATGCATTAAATTCTGGAGCAAAAGTGTTTATGGCTGATTTTGAGGATGCAACATCTCCCAGCTGGGAAAATATCATGCGAGGCCAAATCAACCTTCGAGATGCAGTTCGTCGAACCATCTCATATACAAATGAAAGCGGTAAAGTCTATCAACTGAACGGGAAGATCGCAACATTAAAGGTTCGACCTAGAGGTTGGCATCTTGATGAAAAGCATATTGAACTGGATGGAAGACGTGTATCAGCAAGTTTAGTAGACTTTGGATTATTCTTTTTTCATAATGCGAGAGAGCTTGTAAATAGAGGAAGTGGACCTTATTTCTATTTGCCAAAAATAGAGAGTCATCTTGAAGCAAGACTTTGGAATGAAGTGTTTTGTTTTGCACAGGATGAATTTAACGTACCAAGAGGAACAATAAAAGCCACGGTTCTCATTGAGACAATCATGGCAGCATTTGAAATGGATGAAATTCTGTTTGAGTTAAAAGAACACTCAGCAGGCTTAAATTGTGGCCGATGGGACTATATTTTTAGCTATTTAAAGAAACTAAGAAACTGTGAATCAGTTATTCTACCAGATCGTTCCCAGGTAACAATGACAGTTCATTTTATGAGATCTTATTCATTATTAGCGATTCAAACTTGTCATAAGCGTAACGCTCATGCAATCGGTGGTATGGCAGCGCAAATACCAGTGAAAAACAATCCTGAAGCAAATGATCATGCATTTGAAAAGGTTAGAAAAGATAAAGAAAGAGAAGCAACAGATGGTCATGACGGAACATGGGTGGCTCATCCAGCTCTCGTAGAAGTTGCGATGAATGTTTTTAACGAGCATATGCAGACAGCAAATCAAATTCATCGAAAAAGAGAGGAAATACGGGTAACTTCACATGATCTACTAGAGGTGCCAGATGGGATTATTACAGAGGAAGGAGTAAGAATCAATATCAATGTAGGAATAAGGTATATCGGAGAATGGCTTAGCGGTAGAGGGGCAGCTCCAATTAATCATTTGATGGAAGATGCGGCAACTGCTGAAATATCAAGAGCCCAATTGTGGCAATGGATTCGCCATCCAAGAGGAATACTGGAAGATGGAAGCAGACTTACCATAGGATTATACGAGAAATTAAGAGATGAAGAGGTTCAACATATAAGAGAAAAAATTGGAGAAATAGCTTATCAAAAAGGAAAGTTTGACCAGGCAATCACTATTTTTGATCAGCTTGTTAAAGAAGATGAATTCATAGATTTCTTAACCATACCATGTTATGAAAATCTTTAAGCAGGGACAAAGGGAAAAAATATTGAATGGGGGATATAAAATGAACGATCAAACAAGGGTAGAAGCATTACAAGAAAGCTGGGAGTTTGATGAGAGATGGAATGGAATAACTCGACCTTACCGGGCAAATGAGGTTATTCGATTACGAGGATCTATTGATATTGAACATACTATAGCAAGACGTGGAGCTGAAAAGCTATGGAAGTATCTTCATGAAGAGCAGTATATTCATGCTTTAGGAGCCTTAACAGGAAATCAGGCAGTACAACAAGTAAAAGCAGGACTAAAAGCTATTTATTTAAGCGGCTGGCAGGTTGCAGCAGACGCAAATCTTTCTGGACATATGTATCCGGACCAAAGCTTATATCCAGTAAACAGTGTACCACATGTTGTAAAGCGAATTAATCAAGCGCTTCAACGTGCAGATCAAATTCAGCATCTTGAAGGTGAAGGGGCTATTGATTGGTTTGCTCCGATTGTGGCAGATGCTGAAGCTGGATTTGGAGGTCAGTTAAATGTATTTGAATTAATGAAAGCCATGATTGAAGCAGGGGCTGCAGGTGTTCACTTTGAGGACCAATTATCGTCAGAAAAGAAATGTGGCCATTTAGGTGGCAAGGTTTTACTTCCAACTCAAACAGCGGTAAAAAATTTAATATCAGCTCGGTTAGCAGCAGATGTAATGGGAGTTCCGACAATTATTATCGCTCGAACCGATGCAGATGCAGCAGACCTTATTACAAGTGATGTAGATCCTCGTGATCATGAATTTATTACAGGTAAACGCACGTTAGAAGGATTCTATCGCACCCGTGCCGGCATTGATCAAGCGAT carries:
- a CDS encoding SIS domain-containing protein, with the protein product MLTAYFEKIQEKLELVLEQEKKSMEIAAEKVSNSIQANGIIHLFGCGHSHMLTEEMFYRAGGLAPVKPIFIEELMLHKGAVKSSYLERQNNYAEGFIYNQDIHSNDVVFVISTSGINPVPIDVAIHSKKQGAYVVGMSSFHYVDGKASRHKSGNFLSEVVDLALNNHVTKGDAALYYENSPVPFGPTSTVIGTTMLNAIFAEAIKMMINVGHEAPVFLSGNIEGAEEHNQKLIETYHDRIPLLKFDKK
- a CDS encoding M48 family metallopeptidase, whose product is MRKWLTTSILLYFLYGLVVYWYLFIFSGTGVPAPYEGTSADPSTFMSGRELVLSQEYSTIRNFLYFVTIPFEWFLLFVFMITGLSRKMQDWSNASSKIFSVQSAIYFFWLSLFVSILSFPVDWIGYRLSKMYHITTQSFSTWMKDQLIDFWVNYLLMTIIIIVLYSLIKRFERRWWLYAWLLSIPFSMFLMFIQPVVIDPLYNDFYPLKNKELEEKILEIAAKADIPAEHVYEVNMSEKTNALNAYVTGIGANSRIVLWDTTLNKLNDDEILFIMAHEMGHYVMKHIYVGIAGYLLLSLVGLYVIHILMRFFIARQGGLLKIHSMKELAAFPLFLLLLGALTFASSPLSNAVARHQEKSADMYAIEMTDNHEAAISSFQELSRAGLSEVNPPALVKIFRYTHPTMLERILYLEEHGTLKE
- a CDS encoding helix-turn-helix domain-containing protein, which gives rise to MKSIQTQIAENLKQIRKLRGYSYDQLANLTSVSKGMLSQIEKGESSPTVNTLWKIANGLQVSFSSLVEESEPTVSVIRLHDKSAVMEEGEQYQVYPYFPFDSSKKFEVYYIEMKPGCIHTSDRHHGNVEEYVLVCEGEAKVSIQEESYVLKKGDSMKFQANHSHTYANETNQITSFYLLIYYS
- a CDS encoding AzlC family ABC transporter permease; translation: MGSTTTFVKKQSSFLLGLQGGISIAIGYLPVALTFGLLSKSTGLSLSETVLMSLIVFAGASQYISLSLLSVGTGIIEIIFTTFIVNIRHFLMSASLSEKVENDSLWKKALYSFGLTDETFTVASTKEGTVNSGYLFGLMLISYASWVINSGIGYVIGASLPTTVQESMGIALYAMFIGLLIPSLKKHRKVMFLAVAAAIFNSIFYASQMLSTGWSIVLSTLISAIIVELFYMKYTSEGEANG
- the aceA gene encoding isocitrate lyase, translating into MNDQTRVEALQESWEFDERWNGITRPYRANEVIRLRGSIDIEHTIARRGAEKLWKYLHEEQYIHALGALTGNQAVQQVKAGLKAIYLSGWQVAADANLSGHMYPDQSLYPVNSVPHVVKRINQALQRADQIQHLEGEGAIDWFAPIVADAEAGFGGQLNVFELMKAMIEAGAAGVHFEDQLSSEKKCGHLGGKVLLPTQTAVKNLISARLAADVMGVPTIIIARTDADAADLITSDVDPRDHEFITGKRTLEGFYRTRAGIDQAISRGLSYAPYADLIWCETSEPNLEQAQKFADEIHKKYPGKLLAYNCSPSFNWKKKLDEKTIANFQKEIAQMGYKFQFVTLAGFHALNHSMFELARGYKDRGMAAYSELQQNEFSSEAHGYTATRHQREVGTGYFDEVAQTITGGTSSTTALKGSTETEQFMQG
- the aceB gene encoding malate synthase A → MSTQMTGCKIVGNKETEYQHVLTPEALQFIEKLERTFGGRRRELLQQRVERQREIDNGKLPDFLSETEHIRKGTWTVAPIPDDLQDRRVEITGPVDRKMVINALNSGAKVFMADFEDATSPSWENIMRGQINLRDAVRRTISYTNESGKVYQLNGKIATLKVRPRGWHLDEKHIELDGRRVSASLVDFGLFFFHNARELVNRGSGPYFYLPKIESHLEARLWNEVFCFAQDEFNVPRGTIKATVLIETIMAAFEMDEILFELKEHSAGLNCGRWDYIFSYLKKLRNCESVILPDRSQVTMTVHFMRSYSLLAIQTCHKRNAHAIGGMAAQIPVKNNPEANDHAFEKVRKDKEREATDGHDGTWVAHPALVEVAMNVFNEHMQTANQIHRKREEIRVTSHDLLEVPDGIITEEGVRININVGIRYIGEWLSGRGAAPINHLMEDAATAEISRAQLWQWIRHPRGILEDGSRLTIGLYEKLRDEEVQHIREKIGEIAYQKGKFDQAITIFDQLVKEDEFIDFLTIPCYENL
- a CDS encoding AzlD domain-containing protein, with protein sequence MDSTILMMIIGMGLVTYIPRMIPLVALSQLKLPVFVQNVLKNVPYATLGALIVPGIFLISDDMIFGIIGAIAATLIAFTGANVIVVVMGSIGTLVLYSMFFA